Proteins encoded in a region of the Syntrophorhabdus sp. genome:
- a CDS encoding TRAP transporter large permease subunit, whose protein sequence is MESLLHEPAFWTIVLFIVPLLLRVPIAVALGMGTIFVVWYWDMGYQMLSYSFFAGIAKFPLLAIPFFILAGVIMEKVGIAERIINLIKQLVGDMTGGLAVATVIVAAFWGAVSGSGPA, encoded by the coding sequence ATGGAGTCTTTGCTTCACGAACCCGCATTCTGGACGATCGTCCTTTTCATCGTGCCGCTCCTGCTCAGGGTTCCCATTGCGGTAGCCCTCGGCATGGGAACGATTTTTGTTGTCTGGTACTGGGACATGGGATACCAGATGCTGTCCTACAGCTTTTTCGCCGGCATCGCGAAATTCCCTCTCCTGGCGATCCCTTTCTTCATCCTCGCCGGAGTCATCATGGAAAAAGTCGGCATCGCCGAGCGGATCATCAACCTCATCAAGCAGCTTGTGGGTGACATGACCGGAGGCCTTGCCGTGGCAACAGTCATAGTGGCCGCTTTCTGGGGCGCCGTCAGCGGTTCGGGCCCCGC
- a CDS encoding TRAP transporter small permease yields the protein MAKKIFDHFEEILGSLILMVMAVITFANVITRYFIFQALAFTEEVTINLFVWLVMLGTAIAFKKGTNLSMTFIYDLLPRKGKKVCFFIGTIMSLVFFALLAYLGYLEVVDEIDLEVTTESLAIPVYYYTIALPVFSVLIFVRIVQAALATIRRNEY from the coding sequence ATGGCCAAGAAAATTTTCGATCATTTTGAAGAGATTCTCGGATCGCTGATCCTCATGGTGATGGCGGTGATCACCTTCGCAAACGTCATCACCAGGTATTTTATCTTCCAGGCGCTGGCGTTCACCGAGGAAGTCACCATCAACCTCTTCGTCTGGCTTGTCATGCTGGGCACGGCCATCGCCTTCAAAAAGGGAACGAACCTCAGCATGACCTTCATCTACGACCTTCTTCCCCGAAAAGGGAAAAAAGTCTGCTTCTTCATCGGCACGATCATGTCCCTGGTGTTTTTCGCCCTTCTTGCCTATCTCGGGTATCTCGAGGTCGTTGATGAAATCGATCTGGAAGTCACCACTGAATCACTTGCGATTCCCGTATATTACTACACCATCGCCCTGCCGGTCTTTTCCGTCCTGATCTTCGTGCGCATCGTGCAGGCGGCTCTTGCGACAATCCGCAGGAACGAATACTAG